A DNA window from Verrucomicrobiia bacterium contains the following coding sequences:
- a CDS encoding ATP-binding cassette domain-containing protein, whose amino-acid sequence MNDGLMIEVSRLTKRYTGHTAVSDISFTVGRGEIVGLLGSNGAGKSTTMRILSCFLPATSGTARIAGFDVFREADEVRRRIGYMPENNPLHPEMRVREFLKFRARLKGLSRVRSRERVDTVIEQCGLADVSKKIIGQLSKGYRQRVGLADALVHEPELIILDEPTIGLDPNQMRSVRQLIKDLGRNHTVLISTHILPEVEMTCTRVLILHAGKILAADSPENLQKIMANNSQIIAEIAAPRAELEACWEAMAEIEYFDLAPAEGEFFRCAFTPREGVDLRLEIYRTAHERGWKLRELTRSRHSLEDIYVRVTRPDEEE is encoded by the coding sequence ATGAACGATGGATTGATGATCGAAGTTTCCCGCCTGACCAAGCGGTACACCGGCCACACGGCGGTGTCCGATATTTCTTTTACGGTCGGGCGCGGGGAAATTGTGGGCCTGCTCGGCAGCAACGGCGCCGGCAAGAGCACCACCATGCGCATCCTTTCGTGCTTTCTGCCCGCGACCTCGGGCACGGCGCGCATCGCGGGTTTTGATGTTTTTCGCGAAGCCGACGAGGTTCGCCGACGCATCGGTTACATGCCTGAAAATAATCCGCTGCATCCGGAAATGCGGGTGCGGGAATTTTTAAAATTTCGCGCGCGTCTCAAGGGCCTCAGCCGCGTGCGTTCGCGCGAACGGGTGGACACGGTCATCGAGCAATGCGGCCTGGCGGACGTCAGCAAAAAAATCATCGGGCAACTTTCCAAGGGTTATCGCCAGCGTGTCGGACTCGCTGATGCGCTCGTGCACGAACCGGAATTGATCATCCTCGACGAACCGACGATTGGCCTCGATCCGAACCAGATGCGTTCGGTCCGGCAGTTGATCAAAGACCTGGGCCGCAACCACACGGTTTTGATTTCCACGCACATTCTTCCCGAAGTGGAAATGACTTGCACGCGGGTATTGATTTTGCACGCGGGAAAAATTCTCGCCGCCGATTCGCCGGAGAATCTTCAAAAAATCATGGCGAACAACAGCCAGATCATTGCGGAAATTGCCGCGCCGCGCGCGGAACTTGAAGCGTGCTGGGAAGCGATGGCGGAGATTGAATATTTCGATCTGGCGCCGGCTGAGGGAGAATTTTTTCGCTGCGCCTTCACGCCGCGCGAAGGAGTGGATTTGCGTTTGGAGATTTACCGCACCGCGCACGAGCGGGGCTGGAAATTGCGCGAACTGACTCGCAGCCGCCACAGTCTCGAAGACATCTACGTGCGCGTCACCCGGCCGGATGAGGAGGAATAA
- a CDS encoding ABC transporter permease subunit yields MQAYLTLTRRELGSLFVSITGYIIIAGAVFLLGLSFVDLLDLLQGEATPAPVTQLFYSTGYFWEILLLAAPVITMRLFALEKSSGTFETLMTTPVSDLQVVLAKFSAAMVFYMLMWLPSLLCILILRHYVSRTDVFDPGLIASTFLGILLLGGLFMSLGCFASSLTGSQIVAAMISFVLGYTLFLLSYLPGHLPLASGWQAALVAHVALFDHMNDFARGVVDTRHVVFYVTVTGLFLFLTLRVVESRRWK; encoded by the coding sequence ATGCAAGCCTACCTCACACTTACGCGGCGCGAACTCGGCAGCCTGTTTGTTTCGATCACCGGGTACATCATCATTGCGGGCGCGGTGTTTTTGCTCGGATTGAGCTTCGTGGATTTGCTTGATTTGTTGCAAGGCGAGGCGACGCCGGCGCCGGTCACTCAATTATTTTATTCCACCGGTTACTTCTGGGAAATCCTGCTGCTGGCCGCGCCGGTGATCACGATGCGGCTGTTCGCGCTCGAAAAATCCTCCGGCACATTTGAAACCTTGATGACCACGCCGGTCAGCGATCTTCAAGTGGTGCTGGCCAAGTTTTCCGCCGCGATGGTTTTCTACATGCTGATGTGGCTGCCATCGCTTTTGTGCATTTTGATTTTGCGCCATTACGTCAGCCGCACGGATGTCTTTGACCCCGGTCTAATCGCCAGCACGTTTCTTGGGATTTTGTTGCTTGGCGGATTATTCATGTCGCTCGGCTGTTTTGCTTCTTCGTTGACGGGCAGCCAAATCGTGGCGGCGATGATCAGTTTCGTCTTGGGTTATACTTTGTTCCTGTTGAGTTATCTGCCGGGACATTTGCCGCTGGCGTCCGGCTGGCAAGCGGCGCTGGTGGCGCACGTCGCGCTATTCGATCACATGAATGATTTCGCGCGCGGCGTGGTGGACACGCGGCACGTGGTTTTTTACGTCACGGTGACGGGACTGTTCCTGTTCCTGACTCTGCGGGTGGTGGAGAGCCGCCGTTGGAAATAA
- a CDS encoding Gldg family protein produces the protein MSSEPTPPSSFSAQRRWAIFFSVLISIITVFALVAMLNYLGARYYMRFNWSKDAAVQLSPQTVSLLKTITNQINVTIYFDKTDGLYDSTKALLDEYHLANPKIVVQTVDYLVDASLAQQVKATNQLGSDQKKNLVIFNSGGRRKIVQAPSLADYTYESVPNNKEREWAQHLKDFKGEIYFSAAILSLSSPHTLKAYFLEGHGEHGLESKSDDGYQKFGEVCEDNNVQTSVIKLFGSNNVPGDCNLLVIAGPRNPIPAEELHKISTYLSQGGRLLALFNYDTRFTYTGLEPILTNWNVSVGMDVVSDPKNKMTSGAIAVSAFNPNQPISAELVGSTLAMVNPRSISIASLTKDGPETPKVEELAMTGEDSTYAETSASTFRGRVPVICTVEKASIKGVFSERGTTAIVVAGDSVFVDNLHIDDSDDRAFATSAINWLLDQTQLLQGVGPRAVKEYKLTMTQSQMSHVTWLFLGAMPGAILFLGLLVWLRRRR, from the coding sequence ATGTCCAGCGAACCCACCCCACCATCCAGTTTCTCGGCGCAACGGCGCTGGGCGATTTTTTTCTCCGTCCTTATTTCCATCATCACCGTTTTCGCGCTGGTGGCGATGCTCAATTATCTGGGCGCGCGTTATTACATGCGTTTCAACTGGAGCAAAGACGCCGCCGTGCAGCTTTCGCCGCAAACGGTTTCGCTGCTTAAAACGATCACCAACCAAATCAACGTCACGATTTACTTCGACAAGACCGACGGCCTTTACGATTCCACCAAGGCGTTGCTTGATGAATATCATCTTGCGAATCCGAAGATCGTGGTGCAGACGGTGGATTACCTCGTGGATGCCAGCCTGGCGCAGCAGGTCAAGGCCACCAATCAACTTGGCTCCGATCAAAAGAAAAATCTCGTGATCTTCAACAGCGGTGGCCGACGCAAAATTGTGCAGGCGCCGAGCCTTGCAGATTACACTTACGAGTCCGTTCCAAACAACAAGGAGCGCGAATGGGCACAGCATCTCAAGGATTTCAAAGGCGAAATTTATTTCTCCGCCGCGATCCTCAGCCTTTCCAGTCCGCACACGCTCAAGGCGTATTTTCTCGAAGGCCACGGCGAGCACGGCCTTGAATCCAAGAGCGACGATGGTTACCAAAAGTTCGGCGAGGTTTGCGAAGACAATAATGTGCAGACGTCCGTCATCAAATTGTTCGGCTCCAATAATGTCCCGGGTGATTGCAACCTGCTCGTCATCGCTGGCCCGCGCAATCCCATTCCCGCGGAAGAATTGCATAAGATTTCGACCTATCTTAGCCAGGGTGGACGCCTGCTGGCGCTGTTCAACTACGACACGCGCTTCACCTATACCGGCCTCGAACCTATTTTGACGAATTGGAATGTTTCCGTCGGCATGGATGTGGTTAGCGATCCCAAAAATAAAATGACCAGCGGCGCGATTGCGGTCAGTGCGTTCAATCCCAACCAGCCGATCAGCGCGGAACTCGTTGGTTCCACATTGGCGATGGTCAACCCGCGTTCCATATCCATCGCGAGTCTAACCAAGGACGGCCCGGAGACGCCGAAGGTGGAGGAACTCGCGATGACGGGAGAAGATTCGACGTATGCGGAAACCAGCGCATCCACTTTTCGCGGGCGAGTGCCGGTGATTTGCACGGTTGAAAAGGCGAGCATCAAAGGCGTCTTTTCTGAGCGGGGGACCACGGCCATCGTGGTCGCCGGCGATTCGGTGTTTGTCGATAATCTTCATATTGACGATTCAGACGATCGCGCGTTCGCCACTTCCGCAATCAACTGGCTGCTCGACCAGACTCAACTTTTGCAAGGCGTCGGTCCGCGCGCGGTCAAAGAATACAAGCTCACCATGACGCAGTCGCAGATGTCACATGTAACGTGGTTGTTCCTGGGTGCGATGCCGGGGGCGATATTGTTTTTGGGCCTGCTGGTCTGGTTGCGCCGGCGGCGTTGA
- a CDS encoding DUF4340 domain-containing protein, which yields MNPKNTAFLVVLAAGLFAFIFFFERHQHKVEPGVPHVLPAFKPAEVTGVQILLPKSEISAERTNHTWQLTKPLIYPAQSNLIENLLQATAELTPQTQIPAQELKDRTKLNEEYGFDNPLATIVFQQGDEQRQLKLGHLTAPGDQIYAQVVGLDRVDIIDVEFVKKFVPRDANDWRDTLFINLSDSNFDQLTVANGAQGFVLQRESTNQPWHMFKPVRTRADYPKVDDLLQHLLQLRVARFVTDDEKADLESYGLQPPALEVKLDHGTNAVLGVDFGRSPTNDSGAIFVRQVGKSTVVLVPREAVAAWFSGAEEFRDRHLVRLDGRLPDLIEVTGYGTNQETFTVERTTNDSWHLTKPVEFPADTNMMRAFVEDFARLQVVRVDNRVAVNDAALPDPDFVRYGLVKPVRQYIIKRKAMSGSSNTVIAQLDFGSVKDGNIYVRRADLPEETSVYAVRESEFERLAATSQQLRVRRIWDFSEDDVTSIIIHQNGHEQKLIHKGPNHWSIAPGSQGMINELEVEVGAQELGLLEAANWIEASPANLARYGISDKSPQISVEVKLNGKLETLTLKIGWVPGGLRYGLVRMPDGQDWVFDFPPLVLAKFVSYLNLQDAPTP from the coding sequence ATGAATCCCAAAAACACCGCTTTTCTAGTCGTGCTGGCGGCGGGATTGTTCGCCTTCATTTTCTTTTTTGAGCGGCATCAGCACAAGGTTGAGCCGGGCGTTCCGCATGTGCTTCCGGCGTTCAAGCCCGCTGAAGTCACCGGGGTTCAAATCCTGCTGCCGAAATCGGAAATCTCCGCCGAGCGCACGAATCATACGTGGCAATTAACCAAGCCGCTCATTTATCCCGCGCAATCCAATCTCATTGAAAACCTGCTTCAAGCGACGGCGGAACTCACGCCGCAAACACAGATTCCCGCGCAGGAACTCAAGGATCGCACCAAGCTTAATGAGGAATATGGTTTCGATAATCCGCTCGCGACGATCGTTTTCCAACAGGGCGATGAACAGCGCCAGTTGAAGCTCGGCCATCTTACCGCGCCGGGCGACCAGATTTACGCGCAGGTCGTGGGCCTGGATCGCGTGGATATAATTGATGTCGAGTTCGTCAAAAAATTTGTCCCGCGCGATGCCAATGACTGGCGCGATACCCTCTTCATCAATCTTAGCGACTCAAACTTTGACCAACTCACGGTGGCGAATGGCGCGCAGGGTTTTGTGCTTCAACGCGAGTCCACCAATCAGCCGTGGCACATGTTCAAGCCCGTCCGCACCCGCGCCGATTATCCGAAGGTGGATGACTTGCTTCAGCATCTGCTTCAACTACGCGTCGCGCGTTTCGTGACCGACGATGAGAAAGCGGATCTGGAATCGTACGGCTTGCAGCCGCCCGCGCTCGAAGTGAAACTGGACCACGGTACGAACGCGGTGTTGGGCGTGGATTTTGGACGGAGTCCCACGAACGATTCCGGAGCGATCTTTGTCCGCCAAGTTGGGAAAAGCACGGTCGTGCTTGTTCCTCGCGAGGCTGTGGCGGCGTGGTTTTCCGGCGCGGAGGAATTTCGCGATCGCCATCTTGTGCGGCTCGATGGCCGGTTGCCGGATCTCATCGAAGTGACCGGCTATGGGACCAACCAGGAAACTTTCACGGTGGAACGCACGACCAACGACTCGTGGCATCTCACCAAGCCGGTCGAATTTCCGGCGGACACGAACATGATGCGCGCGTTCGTGGAGGATTTCGCGCGACTTCAGGTCGTGCGCGTGGACAATCGCGTGGCGGTCAACGATGCCGCCTTGCCCGATCCCGATTTCGTCCGATACGGCCTCGTCAAGCCCGTCCGCCAATACATCATCAAGCGCAAAGCGATGTCTGGTTCGAGCAATACAGTCATCGCGCAACTGGATTTCGGTTCGGTGAAGGATGGCAATATTTATGTGCGCCGCGCGGATTTGCCGGAGGAAACTTCCGTTTATGCGGTGCGCGAATCGGAATTTGAACGATTGGCCGCGACGAGCCAGCAGTTGCGCGTCCGCCGCATCTGGGATTTTTCTGAGGACGATGTCACCTCGATCATCATCCACCAAAATGGGCACGAACAAAAATTGATTCACAAAGGTCCGAACCATTGGAGTATTGCGCCCGGTTCGCAAGGGATGATCAACGAACTCGAAGTGGAAGTGGGCGCGCAGGAACTTGGTTTGCTTGAAGCGGCCAACTGGATCGAAGCCTCGCCCGCGAACCTTGCGCGTTATGGCATTTCCGACAAGTCGCCGCAAATCAGCGTCGAGGTCAAATTGAACGGCAAGCTGGAAACGCTCACGCTGAAAATCGGCTGGGTTCCCGGCGGATTGCGGTACGGCCTGGTGCGCATGCCGGACGGCCAGGATTGGGTTTTTGATTTTCCGCCGCTCGTGCTGGCGAAATTCGTTTCGTATCTCAACCTTCAGGACGCCCCGACGCCCTAG
- a CDS encoding AsmA-like C-terminal region-containing protein, with translation MPKRVPSKWWRRTKICLSALRVILLLLVLLVVTVVVYLNEVGLPGFAKRPIIDALHARGFDLEVGSIRWRWYRGLVAENVRFGSAQPEANIPQMSLRELALQLNHHALVRFHLKVDLLTLRTGQLTWLLAETNQPPESLVMTNIQAQLRLLPDDQWELDHFTAAFAGARLHLSGSLTNASAIRDWKFIHGHGGGEPEALRQRLRELARTIDSIRFASPPELNVIIRGDAREFQSFSGLITLEAPAAHTPWGDLSNGTLLTRLTGSGETNGLSKAEFILRADEVSTRWGSTKHFQLDLHASGDDNLTNLVRAHVEVSAAQFTTPWAQATNAQFTARWTHSLTNPIPIAGSGELRLANPYTRWGHADELRLDASLSTPATNGPRADASWAWWAPLAPYYLDWNCRLENLRAEDFKSQTILCAGNWRAPELTITNLHTEMYQGQVTANADLNVASRMARFAFVSDFDVQKAVPFLSPKGREWFAQQEFSWQSPPTLRGSGYVTLPAWTNHHPDWREEVLPTFFIQGDFKVGEGSYHKLPVTSARSHLTYSNMVCNIPDLEAVRPEGKIGLAMTADDRTREYYFNIHSTVDLKILRVFAPEKAQRAVDFITFTQMPRVDAEVWGRWRDYDHIGARAEIALTNFTFRGQAMSNVHGWLAYTNKFLLLTNGRLERSNEVATCSSIGFDFPGKRAFLTNGFSTMETFPGMQMIGPKVARDVEPYHFLVPPTVEANGVIPLSDDIDVADLHFKMKAGPFRWLKFHGSEVNTLVDWVGQKMTLNQLEAHVYDGTITASAAFDFTRPGDGADFKFDMIATGINLQKLMSDVSPATNHLEGVFNGHLNVTYANTQDDKSWCGSGQVDLRNGLIWDIPIFGVLSPVLDSVISPGLGESRINQASANFTMTNSVLHSDDLRLRSPTVRLLYRGTVGFDMQVDATVEAEVGRDAPLVGPVVSTVFMPFGKLFETRVTGSLTNPKRAPVTLAAKLISPFIHPLRTLKDLLPGESSSTTNAPPVFPDPPPAN, from the coding sequence ATGCCTAAGCGCGTGCCCAGCAAATGGTGGCGGAGAACAAAGATTTGCCTGAGCGCGTTGCGGGTGATCCTCCTGCTGCTCGTGCTGCTGGTGGTGACGGTCGTGGTTTACCTGAATGAAGTTGGCCTTCCCGGTTTTGCGAAACGTCCGATCATTGATGCGCTGCACGCGCGCGGTTTCGATCTCGAAGTGGGGAGCATTCGGTGGCGGTGGTATCGCGGGCTGGTCGCGGAAAATGTTCGTTTCGGCTCCGCGCAACCCGAGGCGAACATCCCGCAAATGTCTTTGCGCGAACTCGCCCTGCAACTGAATCATCACGCGCTGGTGAGATTTCATCTCAAGGTGGATTTGCTTACCTTGCGCACCGGCCAACTCACGTGGCTGCTCGCGGAGACGAACCAGCCGCCCGAATCGCTGGTTATGACCAATATCCAGGCGCAACTTCGCCTGCTGCCCGACGATCAATGGGAACTGGATCATTTCACCGCCGCGTTCGCGGGCGCGCGTTTGCATTTGTCGGGCTCGCTCACCAATGCTTCGGCCATTCGCGATTGGAAATTCATTCACGGCCACGGCGGCGGCGAGCCGGAAGCGCTCCGCCAACGCCTGCGGGAATTGGCGCGCACGATTGATTCGATCCGGTTCGCCTCGCCGCCGGAATTGAACGTCATCATTCGCGGCGACGCGCGCGAATTTCAAAGTTTCAGCGGCCTCATCACGCTCGAAGCCCCCGCCGCGCATACGCCGTGGGGCGACCTCTCGAACGGCACGCTGCTCACGCGGTTGACGGGCTCGGGCGAAACAAACGGTTTGTCGAAAGCGGAATTCATTCTGCGCGCGGATGAAGTTTCGACGCGCTGGGGCAGCACGAAACATTTTCAACTGGATCTGCACGCGTCCGGCGATGACAACCTCACGAATCTCGTGCGCGCGCATGTCGAAGTTTCCGCCGCGCAATTCACCACGCCCTGGGCGCAAGCCACCAATGCGCAATTCACCGCGCGCTGGACGCATTCGCTCACCAATCCCATACCCATCGCGGGCAGCGGTGAGTTGCGCCTGGCCAATCCGTACACGCGCTGGGGCCATGCCGATGAGTTGCGCCTCGACGCCAGCCTGAGCACGCCCGCGACCAACGGGCCGCGCGCCGATGCAAGCTGGGCGTGGTGGGCCCCGCTCGCGCCGTATTATCTCGATTGGAATTGCCGCCTCGAAAATCTGCGCGCGGAAGATTTCAAATCGCAGACGATTTTGTGCGCTGGAAATTGGCGCGCGCCCGAACTCACGATCACGAACCTGCACACGGAAATGTACCAGGGCCAGGTGACGGCCAACGCGGACCTGAATGTCGCTTCGCGCATGGCGCGGTTCGCGTTCGTTTCAGATTTCGATGTGCAAAAAGCCGTGCCGTTCCTTTCGCCAAAGGGCCGTGAATGGTTCGCGCAGCAGGAATTTAGCTGGCAAAGCCCGCCGACCCTGCGCGGCAGCGGCTATGTCACTTTGCCCGCGTGGACGAACCATCATCCCGATTGGCGCGAGGAAGTTTTGCCCACGTTTTTCATCCAGGGTGATTTCAAGGTGGGGGAAGGTTCGTATCACAAACTGCCGGTGACATCGGCGCGCTCGCATCTGACTTATTCCAACATGGTCTGCAATATTCCCGACCTTGAGGCGGTCCGTCCCGAGGGCAAGATCGGTTTGGCCATGACCGCCGACGACCGTACGCGCGAATATTATTTCAACATCCACAGCACCGTGGACTTGAAAATCCTGCGCGTCTTCGCGCCGGAGAAGGCCCAGCGCGCCGTGGATTTCATCACGTTCACGCAAATGCCGCGCGTGGATGCCGAGGTCTGGGGGCGCTGGCGCGATTACGATCATATCGGCGCGCGCGCTGAGATCGCCCTCACTAATTTTACGTTTCGCGGGCAGGCCATGAGCAACGTCCACGGCTGGCTGGCCTATACCAATAAATTTCTGCTGCTCACCAACGGGCGACTCGAACGCAGCAATGAAGTTGCCACGTGCAGCAGCATCGGTTTTGATTTTCCCGGCAAGCGCGCCTTTCTCACCAATGGCTTCAGCACCATGGAAACTTTTCCCGGCATGCAGATGATCGGCCCGAAAGTGGCGCGCGACGTGGAGCCGTATCATTTTCTCGTGCCGCCAACGGTCGAGGCCAACGGCGTGATTCCGCTTTCAGATGATATTGACGTCGCGGACTTGCATTTCAAGATGAAGGCGGGGCCGTTTCGCTGGTTGAAATTTCACGGCTCGGAAGTCAACACGCTCGTGGATTGGGTTGGCCAAAAAATGACGCTGAACCAGCTTGAGGCGCACGTTTACGACGGCACGATTACGGCGAGCGCGGCGTTCGATTTCACCCGGCCGGGTGATGGCGCGGATTTCAAATTCGACATGATCGCCACGGGCATTAATTTGCAAAAGCTCATGTCCGATGTTTCTCCCGCCACGAATCATCTCGAAGGCGTCTTCAACGGCCATCTCAATGTGACCTACGCGAATACTCAGGACGATAAAAGCTGGTGCGGCAGCGGGCAGGTGGATTTGCGCAACGGCTTGATCTGGGACATCCCGATCTTCGGCGTGCTCTCGCCAGTGCTTGACAGCGTGATTTCTCCGGGGCTGGGCGAGAGCCGCATCAACCAGGCGTCCGCAAATTTTACAATGACCAATAGCGTGCTGCACTCGGATGATTTGCGGCTGCGCTCGCCGACGGTTCGTTTGCTCTATCGCGGCACGGTGGGTTTTGACATGCAGGTGGATGCCACCGTGGAGGCGGAGGTGGGACGCGACGCGCCGCTTGTAGGGCCAGTCGTCAGCACCGTGTTCATGCCGTTTGGAAAATTATTTGAAACGCGTGTCACGGGTTCGCTCACCAATCCCAAGCGCGCGCCGGTTACTCTCGCGGCGAAATTAATCTCGCCGTTCATCCATCCGCTGCGCACGTTGAAGGATCTTTTGCCGGGCGAATCCAGCAGCACGACGAATGCGCCGCCGGTTTTCCCCGATCCGCCGCCGGCCAATTAA
- a CDS encoding tetratricopeptide repeat protein: protein MATLSSASAAETNTNTPADAASSIAANQDSLRSLLQVQEQLHNTQLAIEKNRQEAEAEATRNSLVLEERFSVMEKSLAAQRIEELKGIEHSDRMVLIAAGIFAGIGFLVLLMAAFLQWTAVNRLTLAAASISGAYSKGGLGLGESQVISSSVLEQSTNKFLDVIGRLEQRVQELETSTKPAAALPENSVNHDEVKKLALTEPSEEMPPVPVSGKTDSISLLLNKCQTLLKLDKPDEALDCLNQALAMDPGNADALLKKGAALERLQRFAEAIECYDRAIAQDNSMTMAYLYKGGVFNRMERYSEALECYEQALKTRQKGHAANVIME, encoded by the coding sequence ATGGCCACGCTGAGTTCCGCTTCGGCGGCGGAAACCAATACCAACACCCCGGCGGATGCCGCGTCCAGCATCGCCGCCAACCAGGATTCGCTGCGCTCGTTGCTCCAAGTGCAGGAGCAACTGCACAACACCCAACTGGCCATCGAAAAAAATCGCCAGGAAGCCGAGGCCGAAGCCACCCGGAATTCCCTCGTGCTCGAAGAGCGATTCAGTGTGATGGAAAAATCGCTCGCGGCGCAACGCATCGAGGAATTGAAAGGCATCGAGCATTCCGACCGCATGGTGCTGATCGCGGCGGGGATTTTTGCGGGCATCGGCTTTTTGGTTTTGCTGATGGCCGCATTTTTGCAGTGGACGGCGGTGAACCGCCTGACCCTCGCCGCGGCGAGCATTTCGGGCGCCTATTCCAAAGGCGGATTGGGCCTGGGCGAAAGCCAAGTCATCTCGTCCTCCGTGCTCGAACAATCCACCAATAAATTTTTGGACGTCATTGGCCGCTTGGAACAGCGCGTGCAGGAATTGGAAACGTCCACCAAACCAGCCGCGGCGTTGCCGGAGAATTCCGTCAACCATGACGAAGTAAAAAAACTCGCGCTCACCGAACCGAGCGAGGAAATGCCGCCGGTCCCCGTGTCGGGCAAAACCGATTCCATTTCCCTGCTGCTCAATAAATGCCAGACGCTCCTCAAGCTGGACAAACCCGACGAGGCCTTGGATTGCCTCAATCAGGCGCTGGCGATGGACCCCGGCAATGCGGACGCCCTCCTCAAAAAAGGCGCGGCGCTCGAACGCCTTCAGCGTTTCGCGGAAGCGATCGAATGCTACGATCGCGCCATCGCGCAGGACAATTCGATGACGATGGCCTATCTCTACAAAGGCGGCGTGTTCAACCGCATGGAGCGCTACAGCGAAGCGTTGGAATGTTACGAACAGGCCTTGAAGACGCGCCAAAAAGGCCACGCGGCCAACGTCATCATGGAATGA
- a CDS encoding ABC transporter permease yields MSRLPFEILLALRYLRPKRTFVSVITLISVLGVTLGVAVLIIVISVMSGFDRDLREKIFGFNAHLTILQINPAEGRQVPMTNAALVMQIVNANPRVKASSPFVSSQVMLRTEPDAGRSLISAPFLRGIDPRAETNLNLITSNIISGNLDLSGHGLLVGEDLAANYYLSVGDHVAILSPGDLQKMLDTRTNNQSEVVPPTDYEVRGIFNTGFYEYNSTVVITSLGNAQDLFDLGDDVQAVMVMLHDPYDANKVAMQFEKALGPNYAIRSWENENSGMSAVLVEKNVMLYILFFIVIVAAFGITCTLTTFVVLKTREIGVLKALGASNRQVIWIFLSQSLMVSIMGVLIGTGAGMLAITYRNPFLHLMRNLTGIELFPAKIYQFSELPAQIVPGDIAIICGGSLIICLLASAFPVWNASRLKPVEALRHE; encoded by the coding sequence ATGTCGCGTTTGCCGTTTGAAATCTTGCTGGCCCTGCGGTACTTGCGGCCCAAACGCACGTTCGTTTCCGTCATTACTTTGATTTCGGTGCTGGGCGTGACGCTGGGGGTCGCCGTGCTGATCATCGTCATCAGCGTCATGAGCGGGTTTGACCGCGACTTGCGTGAAAAGATTTTTGGGTTCAACGCGCATCTCACGATCCTTCAGATCAATCCGGCTGAAGGCCGCCAGGTTCCGATGACCAACGCCGCGCTCGTGATGCAAATCGTGAATGCCAATCCGCGCGTGAAAGCTTCTTCGCCGTTCGTCTCGTCTCAAGTGATGTTGCGCACCGAGCCGGATGCGGGGCGTTCGCTGATCTCGGCGCCGTTTCTGCGCGGCATTGATCCGCGCGCGGAAACGAATCTGAATCTCATCACGTCGAATATCATTTCCGGCAATCTTGATTTGAGTGGCCACGGTTTGCTGGTGGGTGAAGATTTGGCGGCGAATTATTACCTGAGTGTCGGTGATCACGTCGCGATTCTTTCGCCGGGCGATCTTCAAAAGATGCTCGATACGCGCACCAATAATCAGTCTGAAGTGGTTCCGCCAACCGATTATGAAGTGCGGGGTATTTTCAACACTGGCTTCTACGAATATAATTCCACCGTCGTCATCACGTCGCTCGGCAACGCCCAGGATTTGTTCGACCTCGGCGACGATGTGCAGGCCGTCATGGTCATGCTGCACGATCCTTACGACGCGAATAAAGTGGCGATGCAATTTGAAAAAGCGCTTGGCCCGAATTACGCGATCCGTTCGTGGGAGAATGAAAATTCCGGCATGTCCGCCGTGCTCGTGGAAAAAAACGTGATGCTCTATATTTTATTTTTTATCGTGATCGTCGCGGCTTTTGGTATCACGTGCACCCTGACGACTTTTGTGGTACTCAAGACGCGGGAGATCGGGGTGCTCAAGGCGCTGGGCGCGAGCAACCGGCAGGTCATCTGGATTTTTCTCAGCCAGAGTTTGATGGTGAGCATCATGGGGGTGCTCATTGGGACGGGCGCGGGGATGCTGGCGATCACGTATCGCAATCCGTTTCTTCATCTCATGCGCAACCTTACGGGCATCGAATTATTTCCCGCGAAGATTTATCAGTTCAGCGAATTGCCGGCGCAAATCGTTCCCGGCGACATCGCCATCATCTGCGGCGGTTCGCTGATCATCTGCCTGCTCGCCTCCGCTTTTCCCGTATGGAACGCCAGCCGTCTCAAGCCCGTCGAAGCCTTGCGCCATGAGTAA